A genomic segment from Plasmodium coatneyi strain Hackeri chromosome 1, complete sequence encodes:
- a CDS encoding KIR-like protein, with the protein MAGVDPSKPQSFPSWTDYYGKFENGGGIQEPDCTDEKDCGKEVTNYSLRNRDLQMYEGKIRAALHYLLETYRKKGPKNSLESTARHFFYYWLGEKRSNSRKGSTEFRGDIILLCNAINQPSEKGPFGIPCDNPEKVIFDQRKRIFDYYYDYSTVQKKILEDGDASREKWSSYLEGITKACDAIKDYCKPEVENTRGDDQYCKQFEAQYGAYCSAAKLPELEYKLKSAQQEKQSTQLKLNSALHQANKASSLSSTFGTVAAIELPAVIFFLYKVKLQFKVAKYK; encoded by the exons ATGGCAGGAGTAGAC cCGTCCAAGCCACAAAGTTTCCCTTCATGGACAGACTACTACGGTAAATTCGAAAATGGGGGAGGGATCCAGGAACCAGACTGTACAGATGAAAAGGATTGTGGCAAAGAAGTAACAAACTATTCGTTGAGAAATAGGGATCTTCAGATGTATGAGGGCAAAATTAGGGCGGCACTCCACTATTTACTCGAAacatacagaaaaaagggacccAAGAATTCACTGGAAAGTACAGCacgccactttttttattattggttaggggaaaaaaggtcTAACAGTAGAAAGGGAAGTACCGAATTTCGAGGTGACATAATTCTTCTTTGCAATGCTATAAATCAACCCTCTGAGAAGGGACCATTTGGAATTCCCTGTGACAATCCTGAAAAAGTTATTTTCGaccaaagaaaaagaatatttgattattacTACGATTATAGTACAGTACAAAAGAAAATACTGGAAGATGGGGACGCCTCCAGGGAAAAGTGGTCCAGTTATTTGGAAGGAATTACTAAAGCATGCGACGCTATAAAGGATTATTGTAAACCAGAGGTGGAAAACACAAGGGGGGATGATCAATATTGTAAACAATTCGAAGCACAGTACGGCGCATATTGTTCAGCGGCGAAGTTGCCAGAATTggaatataaattaaaatctgcacaacaggaaaaacaaaGCACACAACTCAAACTAAACAGTGCTCTCCATCAAGCAAACaaagcttcttctctttcttctacCTTTGGTACCGTAGCAGCAATAGAATTACCAGCggttatcttttttttatataaggtaaaattacaatttaaagttgcaaaatataaataa
- a CDS encoding SICA antigen: protein MGRSGKVEVMTDNIRDDINSRVTDLARALSGNTEDKEGLCKSSDGSSPIRGLHKKVCKLITAGLKHIYEIKEEERSDGGNAKDKQLFKRTMSCFLLNAYADKLIKKSEEQGCNIIEKEIEEIFNRANTRMDQWCLHKRQDGKSNDCVKCTRERIINCEIREGANKYNVKTRVDELLNRDDPEIKKTFDKICEDCNKEKDLCERMRCVTENWFRDRIGGYTTQNWCVFWDPDTMNKLKNLSEAMTKGDGTDSNLCSTMEGVNKKACNLIVRGLKHIYDIQKGKAKTTQMALNNQQFEQTMSCVFLNAFADRLEQLSPCTPNAGVTHAFKAGSQLLVSECQKKGDTKCVECTRQKDLKCTLNVDQTLWAKGVKCQEEGNDDIKNKVDEMFNDKGKNVETQKVLNTINTINNDISLCARVQCVTVNWFKDRKQGKSTQNWCAYWGKGDVGRVLTELSKAMTNKNGDMEKYCDKVGDVGSAKREACKLITAGLEHIYKIKKKEVNEDKKKKPEQVEKEKRKAVHNQQFNQTMSCVLLNAFADKLAEQKCIGESTVQQAFTKGKSVYTDLCTQKSDPNCFQCTRQKNLSCPLKVDGSLWSTGVMCKQGKRDNMKKEVDEKLDPDTNKDSKVKEALSAITNICPPAPPSGPSSKAGKKDKEEHDMGCIDDNARNSKSTVRTEQGGGITVSEGQHKMDGQLRCSDLKKLLDEQSTAKSTPASSGEIQTKETDDSTRRTSDSQTPSTGTDTQAPRTATNTSAQPEKPDKPEPLPAPLSQQTDHPNLTSYLPLAPAVLGISAMTYYLWKV from the exons atgggaagaagtggGAAGGTGGAA GTGATGACT GATAATATAAGAGATGATATTAATAGTAGGGTCACAGATCTTGCTAGAGCTCTGTCGGGAAATACTGAGGATAAAGAAGGGTTATGTAAGAGTTCTGATGGTAGTAGTCCAATTAGGGGACTCCACAAAAAGGTTTGTAAGTTAATTACTGCAGGTCTAAAGCATATTTAtgaaattaaagaagaagaaaggagcGATGGGGGGAACGCTAAGGACAAGCAGTTATTTAAGAGAACTATGTCCTGCTTCCTCCTAAATGCTTATGCAGATAAGTTAATCAAAAAATCGGAAGAGCAGGGATGCAATATtattgaaaaagaaatagaggaaatatttaataGAGCAAATACAAGGATGGATCAATGGTGTTTGCATAAGCGTCAGGATGGTAAGAGTAATGATTGTGTTAAATGTACTAGGGAACGTATCATAAATTGTGAAATACGAGAAGGCGCAAACAAATACAATGTAAAGACCAGAGTGGATGAACTGCTCAACAGAGACGAtccagaaataaaaaaaaccttcGACAAAATAT GCGAAGACTGCAACAAGGAGAAAGACTTATGTGAACGTATGAGGTGTGTAACAGAGAATTGGTTTAGGGACCGAATAGGCGGATATACAACACAGAACTGG TGTGTATTTTGGGATCCGGATACCATGAATAAATTGAAGAATTTGTCTGAAGCTATGACCAAGGGTGACGGAACTGATAGTAACCTGTGTAGTACCATGGAAGGGGTAAACAAAAAAGCATGTAATCTTATTGTTAGGGGTTTAAAACACATTTATGACattcaaaagggaaaggccAAGACGACACAGATGGCTCTGAACAACCAACAATTTGAACAGACTATGTCATGCGTCTTCCTCAACGCATTCGCAGACAGATTGGAACAGCTGTCGCCTTGCACACCAAATGCAGGCGTGACACACGCCTTTAAAGCTGGAAGTCAACTTTTGGTATCTGAGTGTCAGAAGAAGGGTGATACTAAGTGTGTTGAATGTACAAGGCAGAAAGATCTAAAGTGCACACTAAATGTGGATCAAACGTTGTGGGCGAAGGGTGTGAAGTGCCAGGAAGAAGGGAATGACGatataaaaaacaaagtggaTGAAATGTTCAATGataaggggaagaatgtGGAAACACAGAAAGTTCTAAATACTATAAATACTATAAATAATGATATTTCCTTATGTGCACGTGTACAATGTGTAACAGTAAATTGGTTTAAAGACCGAAAACAGGGAAAGTCAACACAAAACTGG tGTGCATATTGGGGGAAGGGTGACGTCGGAAGAGTATTGACCGAACTGTCTAAGGCTATGACTAATAAGAATGGGGACATGGAGAAGTATTGCGATAAAGTCGGTGATGTAGGTAGTGCAAAAAGGGAGGCATGTAAACTTATTACAGCAGGGttagaacatatatataaaattaagaagaaagaagtaaatgaagataagaagaaaaagccgGAACAggtagagaaggaaaaaaggaaggcagTTCATAATCAACAATTTAATCAAACCATGTCTTGTGTCTTATTAAATGCATTCGCAGATAAATTGGCTGAACAAAAGTGTATAGGTGAAAGTACCGTACAGCAGGCGTttacaaaggggaaaagtgtCTATACAGATTTGTGTACGCAGAAGAGTGATCCTAACTGTTTTCAATGTACAAGGCAAAAAAATCTAAGTTGCCCCTTAAAAGTGGATGGAAGTCTGTGGTCAACGGGTGTGATGTGCaaacaaggaaaaagggataatatgaagaaagaagtgGATGAGAAGCTGGACCCAGACACGAACAAGGATTCAAAAGTAAAGGAAGCTCTGTCTGCAATAACTAACATATGTCCACCAGCACCACCCAGTGGCCCATCATCGAAAGCAGGTAAGAAagataaggaagaacatGATATGGGCTGCATTGATGACAACGCACGTAACTCGAAATCTACTGTAAGGACTGAACAAGGCGGGGGCATTACTGTATCGGAAGGACAACATAAGATGGACGGACAACTTCGTTGTTCTGATCTTAAAAAACTCCTAGATGAACAATCTACCGCGAAATCTACTCCTGCTTCTTCAGGTGAAATACAAACAAAGGAGACAGATGATTCCACCAGGAGAACTTCAGACTCCCAAACCCCAAGCACAGGAACAGACACTCAAGCCCCAAGGACAGCAACAAATACCTCGGCTCAACCTGAGAAACCTGATAAACCTGAACCTCTTCCTGCCCCACTCAGTCAGCAGACAGACCACCCTAATCTTACTTCATACCTCCCCCTTGCTCCTGCCGTGCTTGGTATTTCTGCTATGACTTACTACCTTTGGAAAgtatga
- a CDS encoding KIR-like protein produces MSGVTFPPSLPSNNIYYDRFIKNARGSCTDYRGKLTTLETNLGTALNEKNGFSDKGKNIMDAYCKASKEKEEKSDDNTPCLFFYYWLGDTLYNGLTWKHHFQSNINSICKFINEAEWEIGCKITYKDEIDYGIFKQRKEIHDYSFNFNTIEKELLKNGPICEPKWLSHRSDVLTACTAVSEKCPEGGSKTTDDPYCKEFKDKYNFYCGMVKTLDSYCREKSKLEQLTKEKQEADEATSTAQSELSNAIHQANKASSLSSAFGTLALMELPALAYFLYKVKIQL; encoded by the exons ATGTCAGGG gTTACGTTTCCACCAAGTTTACCTTcgaacaatatatattatgataGGTTCATCAAAAATGCTCGGGGCTCCTGTACTGATTATAGGGGAAAACTCACAACACTTGAAACTAATTTAGGGACTGCattaaatgagaaaaatggatTTTCCgataaagggaagaacatcATGGATGCCTACTGTAAGGCAtccaaagagaaggaagaaaagtccGATGATAATACAccttgcctttttttttattattggttgggggaTACATTATATAATGGTCTTACTTGGAAGCACCATTTTCAGAGTAACATAAATTCTATTTGTAAATTCATAAATGAAGCAGAATGGGAAATTGGATGTAAAATTACTTATAAGGATGAAATTGACTATGGAATTttcaaacaaagaaaagaaatccATGACtattccttcaattttaataccatagaaaaagaattacttAAAAATGGCCCTATTTGTGAACCAAAGTGGTTAAGTCACCGCAGTGATGTTCTTACAGCCTGCACTGCTGTAAGTGAGAAGTGCCCAGAGGGAGGTAGTAAAACTACTGATGACCCCTATTGTAAAGAATTCAAAGACAAGTACAATTTTTATTGTGGTATGGTAAAAACGTTAGACTCGTACTGCAGAGAAAAATCCAAATTGGAACAACTAACAAAAGAGAAACAAGAGGCAGATGAAGCAACCTCTACAGCACAATCCGAATTAAGCAACGCTATCCATCAAGCAAATAAAGcctcttctctttcttctgcttttggtacCTTAGCACTAATGGAATTACCCGCATTggcatattttctatataaggtaaaaataCAATTATAG
- a CDS encoding SICA antigen produces MLHIYYFVMLGKVRKRYRRAYQVRGPTLEQQIVDHVDDGGPREYYLVKGRKPRSTPIKRRKKRGGRRRPAGRGCGVRRRMIIDIHLEVLDECQKGDLHSTKEGFFEILVQEFMGSNFMKVEDVPKEEVPCLDSGFRKEDFRPKEQVQCSDAGFRV; encoded by the exons ATGCTTCACATATAC tactttGTAATGCTTGGTAAGGTAAGAAAACGTTACCGAAGGGcttatcaagtacgtggtccaaccttagaacagcagattgttgaccatgtggacgacggtggtccacgtgaatattaTTTAGTGAAGGGACgaaaacctcgttctacgcctataaaaaggaggaagaaacgagGTGGTCGTCGTCGCCCTGCTGGTCGTGGTtgtggtgtacgtcgccgcatgattattgatattcatttagaagtcttagacgaatgtcaaaaaggggacttgcattcgacgaaagaaggcttttttgaaattttggttcaagaatttatgggatcaaattttatgaaagtggaagatgttcctaaggaagaggttccatgtttagattccgggtttaggaaggaagattttcgtcctaaggaacaagttcAATGTTCAGAtgccgggtttagggtgtag
- a CDS encoding KIR protein, translated as MSETPPELDKLPSKTDYYDKFDAPSGSECSSLGHNFQQWESQLKSALSEYHKITDEAEKIAKAYCSACKMKQERKSKPVKATPNLCDQIHFVAARTFVNHPHELKYELVPPSIILPIRSIPSQVGEK; from the exons ATGTCAGAAACA CCGCCTGAGTTGGATAAATTACCTTCTAAGACCGATTACTATGATAAATTCGATGCGCCTAGTGGGAGTGAATGTAGCTCCCTTGGTCACAATTTCCAACAATGGGAGAGTCAATTAAAGAGTGCATTGAGTGAATATCATAAAATTACTGATGAAgctgaaaaaattgcaaaggcCTACTGTTCCGCATGCAAGATGAAGCAAGAGAGGAAATCAAAGCCTGTTAAAGCAACACCCAATCT CTGCGACCAAATACATTTTGTTGCTGCTCGTACGTTCGTCAATCACCCACACGAACTAAAATACGAACTTGTTCCCCCGTCGATAATTTTGCCAATTCGTTCAATACCATCACAAGttggtgaaaaataa
- a CDS encoding 60S ribosomal protein L34-A has translation MAQRVHYRKHNHYNTKSNKVRPIRTPGGKLTIHVVKKKAGKPKCADCKTAIQGVKALRPADNHRARKKDRKVSRAYGGSICAKCIRERIMRAFLFEEQKCVRQVLKEKKKQEKKVKKVKKEKKKSTTKDAKKTTTDNKKVKKVADKRKGR, from the exons atggcGCAACGAGTTCATTATCGTAAACACAATCACTACAACACCAAGTCGAACAAAGTGAGGCCCATAAGGACGCCCGGGGGCAAGTTAACTATCCATGTAGTAAAGAAGAAAGCCGGAAAGCCAAAATGTGCCGACTGCAAAACGGCCATTCAGGGG GTTAAGGCCCTGCGACCAGCTGACAACCACCGAGCCAGGAAAAAGGACAGAAAAGTTTCCAGGGCCTATGGAGGCTCCATATGCGCCAAGTGCATTCGGGAAAGAATCATGAgagctttcctttttgaggAGCAGAAATGTGTTCGACAAgtattgaaggaaaagaagaaacaggagaaaaaggtaaagaaggttaaaaaggaaaagaaaaaatcaacaACCAAGGATGCAAAGAAGACTACAACTGATAACAAGAAGGTTAAGAAGGTCGCTGATAAGCGAAAGGGCAGATGA
- a CDS encoding Cell division cycle ATPase encodes MRPAYPPREVRLSPCLVITLILLLIVQPSHQIGLKKDDRFMLGSGNHQSRFSFVKRKNSSNSIFFPLGRKKNKFTSISTDLFKNQSSNGKGKDEWKSHVVNNVDASQKGEPQGGCKILKGEKQQSSVGIVADGKTDDSDKIRGGNAPIGETNQIHPSEEQTHILQNNLIGGLISKFWPFGEKKDHARRQEEGATTGSEYGGRGGEGDPPDPDKNPWSSNQSSDNQPKEPSSGERSPRQMHRPSRGTDHDKETNFLLKALETGKFPSYCLVDNIDENIDNCEIYMSKEKMEELNLSEGFTVLLKGKKKKEMLAVTKLDKRLKKHFVVISFAMKKNLRLMHNDIIKIYPLVKVSPLRTVVVSPFSDTVGGLSRRELEEEVLKPYLKGSFKPLCEGTNLYISHKGKKIEFRVVKLMREGEEEKAAKTEEKSGEGRVDVPTSEQYGYAGDNAIITLDEEYLNREDYEEHTDDITYEDLGGMKKQLNKIRELIELPLKYPEIFISIGISAPKGVLMHGIPGTGKTSIAKAIANESNAYCYIINGPEIMSKHIGESEQKLRKIFKKASEKTPCIIFIDEIDSIANKRSKSTNELEKRVVSQLLTLMDGLKKNNNVLVLAATNRPNSIDPALRRFGRFDREIEIPVPDEQGRYEILLTKTKKMKLDADVNLRKIAKECHGYVGADLAQLCFEAAIQCIKEHVHFLDLDEEDFIEFMKISVDERPGSDGNNLGENNLLPNGEEKKKRGFFFQRGESKSAATSIKSSPSSKEERQSNKGAERLDSKAKKIPPYILNKLTIKAKHFQHALNICNPSSLRERQVQIPTVTWEDIGGMQEVKEQLKETILYPLEYKHLYAKFNSNYNKGILLYGPPGCGKTLLAKAIANECNANFISVKGPELLTMWFGESEANVRDLFDKARAASPCIIFFDEIDSLAKERNSNNNNDASDRVINQILTEIDGINEKKTIFIIAATNRPDILDKALTRPGRLDKLIYISLPDYKSRFSIFKAILKNTPLSEDVDLHDMAKRTEGFSGADITNLCQSAVNEAIKETIHLLNQRKAEKGGARTQGADDHYDPVPTLEKKHFDLAFKNARISIRPEDVLKYERFKEKLSLQNFE; translated from the coding sequence atgcgaCCTGCTTACCCCCCCCGAGAAGTGCGCCTGTCCCCCTGTCTCGTCATTACCCTCATCCTGCTCCTTATCGTCCAGCCTTCACATCAAATTGGGTTAAAAAAGGACGACCGTTTTATGCTCGGGAGTGGAAACCACCAAAGTAGGTTCTCCTTtgttaagagaaaaaattcttccaactcgatttttttccccctaggaaggaaaaagaacaaattcaCTTCCATTAGTACtgacctttttaaaaatcagTCCTCCaatgggaagggaaaagacgAATGGAAGAGTCACGTGGTCAATAATGTGGACGCCAGCCAAAAGGGTGAGCCCCAAGGGGGGTGTAAAATTCtcaagggggagaagcaacAATCATCGGTAGGAATCGTTGCTGATGGAAAAACTGACGATAGTGATAAAATTCGTGGTGGTAATGCACCCATTGGGGAAACAAACCAAATACACCCCTCGGAGGAGCAGACGCATATCCTGCAGAATAACCTGATTGGAGGACTCATCAGCAAATTTTGGCCATttggggaaaagaaggaccACGCAAGGAGGCAGGAAGAAGGGGCGACCACAGGTAGTGAATATggtggaagaggaggagaaggagacCCGCCTGACCCGGACAAGAACCCTTGGTCGTCAAACCAGTCAAGTGACAACCAACCCAAGGAACCTTCCTCAGGGGAGCGATCCCCAAGACAGATGCATCGACCCAGCAGAGGCACGGACCATGATAAGGAAACCAACTTCCTCCTAAAAGCACTAGAAACGGGAAAGTTCCCCTCCTACTGTCTCGTCGATAATATTGACGAGAATATAGATAACTgcgaaatatatatgagtaaagaaaaaatggaggagctCAATCTGAGTGAGGGGTTCACCGTTCTGttaaagggaaagaagaaaaaggagatgcTAGCCGTTACTAAGCTGGACAAAAggttaaagaaacatttcgTGGTAATTTCCTTCGCGATGAAGAAGAACCTTAGACTCATGCACAACGATATTATAAAGATATACCCATTGGTGAAGGTAAGTCCTTTACGAACAGTTGTGGTTAGCCCGTTTAGTGACACCGTCGGGGGGTTAAGTAGAAGGGAATTGGAGGAGGAGGTTCTGAAGCCCTACCTAAAAGGAAGCTTCAAACCTCTCTGTGAAGGTACAAATTTGTATATCTCCcacaaaggaaagaagatcGAGTTTAGGGTTGTGAAGTTGATGagggaaggggaggaagaaaaagctgCTAAGACGGAGGAAAAGTCGGGGGAAGGACGAGTAGACGTCCCAACATCTGAGCAGTACGGTTATGCAGGTGACAATGCGATTATCACGCTGGATGAAGAGTACCTAAACAGGGAGGATTATGAAGAACACACGGATGACATCACCTACGAGGACCTAGGCGGAATGAAGAAGCAACTGAACAAAATTAGGGAACTTATTGAGTTGCCATTGAAGTACCCTGAAATATTTATCAGCATAGGGATATCTGCTCCCAAAGGGGTACTCATGCATGGAATCCCCGGCACAGGAAAGACCTCCATCGCCAAAGCAATTGCTAATGAGAGCAATGCCTACTGCTACATAATCAATGGACCAGAAATTATGTCCAAGCATATAGGAGAATCTGAACAGAAGTTacgaaaaatttttaaaaaagccaGCGAAAAAACACCATGCATTATCTTCATCGATGAGATTGACTCTATTGCAAATAAGAGGAGCAAAAGTACCAACGAGTTGGAGAAGAGAGTCGTCTCACAATTGTTGACCCTCATGgatgggttaaaaaaaaacaataacgTGTTGGTTCTTGCTGCTACGAATAGACCCAATTCCATCGACCCTGCGTTGAGACGTTTTGGTCGCTTTGACAGGGAAATAGAAATTCCCGTTCCAGACGAACAGGGGAGGTACGAGATTCTGCTGACCAAAACGAAGAAGATGAAACTCGATGCAGATGTAAATTTGAGGAAGATTGCCAAGGAGTGTCATGGCTATGTGGGGGCAGACCTCGCGCAGCTCTGTTTTGAAGCCGCCATTCAGTGTATCAAGGAGCACGTGCACTTTTTGGACCTGGACGAGGAGGACTTCATCGAATTTATGAAAATAAGCGTGGATGAGCGGCCTGGTAGTGATGGTAACAatttgggggaaaataatcTATTACCTAATggagaggagaagaagaaaagggggttCTTCTTCCAAAGGGGAGAATCCAAATCGGCTGCCACGTCGATCAAGTCCAGTCCCTCCAGCAAAGAAGAACGACAGAGCAACAAAGGTGCGGAACGACTGGACAGCAAGGCGAAGAAAATCCCGCCCTACATTCTGAACAAACTAACAATCAAGGCGAAGCATTTTCAGCACGCACTGAATATATGCAACCCGAGTTCGCTCAGAGAGAGACAAGTCCAAATACCTACCGTAACATGGGAGGACATTGGAGGAATgcaggaagtgaaggaacaaCTGAAGGAAACCATTCTGTACCCTCTGGAATATAAACACCTGTACGCTAAATTTAACTCCAATTATAATAAGGGTATATTGCTTTATGGCCCCCCTGGTTGTGGAAAGACTTTACTAGCCAAAGCGATCGCTAATGAATGCAATGCCAACTTCATATCCGTGAAAGGACCAGAATTGCTAACCATGTGGTTTGGTGAGTCGGAAGCCAATGTTAGGGACCTGTTTGATAAAGCGCGTGCAGCGTCTCCCtgcattattttcttcgACGAGATTGATTCGTTGGCAAAGGAACGAAACAGTAACAATAACAACGACGCCAGCGATCGGGTCATCAATCAGATCCTCACCGAAATAGATGGaataaatgagaagaaaactATTTTCATCATTGCTGCAACGAATAGGCCAGATATTCTCGACAAAGCTCTCACCAGACCAGGACGGTTAGACAAACTCATATACATCTCTCTCCCCGACTATAAAAGCAGGTTTAGTATTTTTAAagccattttgaaaaacacACCCCTTAGTGAGGATGTAGATCTTCATGACATGGCCAAACGGACAGAGGGCTTCTCCGGGGCGGATATTACCAACCTGTGTCAGAGTGCCGTCAACGAAGCGATTAAGGAAACCATCCACTTGCTTAACCAACGGAAGGCGGAGAAGGGAGGTGCACGGACGCAGGGTGCCGATGACCACTACGACCCGGTGCCCACCTTAGAGAAGAAGCACTTTGACTTGGCTTTCAAAAACGCCCGCATTTCCATTCGGCCAGAGGACGTCCTCAAGTACGAGCGCTTCAAGGAGAAGCTCTCCCTGCAGAACTTCGAATGA
- a CDS encoding 50S ribosomal protein L1, producing MRRLLVLHPQVGSSLLQPKGPFPQVRRWKKYIPFYDVKKRHRPRTGSEEVNEVESTNTSGVAEGDTQSSWAEQINGEISQDLRCENLVPPVSPMKGLKLLLSCRHAQSGYHHHSDDASHKEEKINFNLIIKIDIKRESLRGMCNLTHSVDRNKKILVLVDEDHQALRKAGADYVGLEYINRIKNGWLDFHICLSDFKNINKILPVAKILGPKKLMPNVKSNTLVHNLVDAILSIKSGNRIEYRSEQVDAETFDLFNHIYQFRNVHLGSIANLSVNIASTEMNPYDTLENIKCFVTEILKCNVHSSHMEKDAKVTFTWPPITSKRKRKKMLHLQGGNPLLTGGEQHSESFILGAYVTVPGVPKIFLHPQLLLPHSDGYSV from the coding sequence ATGAGGAGGCTGCTGGTACTGCACCCCCAAGTGGGAAGTAGCCTACTCCAACCGAAGGGACCTTTTCCCCAAGTGCGAAGATGGAAAAAGTACATTCCCTTTTACGATGTGAAGAAGAGGCACAGACCAAGGACGGGGAGTGAAGAGGTGAATGAGGTGGAAAGTACAAACACAAGTGGAGTTGCTGAAGGCGATACACAGTCCAGTTGGGCTGAACAAATAAACGGAGAGATAAGTCAAGACCTGCGATGCGAAAACCTCGTCCCCCCAGTGTCCCCCATGAAGGGATTAAAGCTTCTCCTAAGCTGTAGACATGCACAGAGCGGCTACCACCATCATAGTGATGACGCCTCccataaggaggaaaaaataaacttcaATTTAATCATAAAAATTGATATCAAGAGAGAGTCCCTCAGAGGGATGTGTAACCTCACCCACAGTGTGgacagaaataaaaaaattctggtTCTAGTCGATGAAGACCATCAGGCGTTAAGGAAGGCTGGGGCAGATTATGTAGGGCTAGAATACAttaacagaataaaaaacgGATGGCTAGATTTTCACATCTGTCTGTCCGATTTTAAGAATATCAATAAAATCCTTCCGGTTGCAAAAATATTGGGACCGAAAAAGTTAATGCCAAACGTTAAGTCTAACACGTTGGTACACAACTTGGTGGATGCAATCCTTTCCATTAAAAGTGGGAACAGAATTGAGTACCGAAGTGAACAGGTAGATGCAGAGACGTTTGACTTGTTCAATCACATCTACCAGTTTAGAAATGTCCACTTAGGTTCTATAGCCAACCTGAGTGTTAATATTGCATCTACGGAGATGAACCCATACGACACGCTCGAAAATATCAAGTGCTTCGTCACAGAAATTTTAAAGTGCAATGTGCACTCGAGTCACATGGAGAAGGATGCCAAGGTCACCTTCACCTGGCCACCCATCACTTCTAaacggaagaggaaaaagatgcTGCACCTGCAGGGAGGCAATCCCCTTCTAACCGGTGGGGAGCAGCACTCCGAATCCTTCATCCTCGGGGCCTACGTCACCGTACCTGGCGTGCCAAAAATATTCCTGCACCCGCAATTGTTGCTACCCCATTCGGACGGATACTCTGTGTAG